One window of Robiginitalea biformata HTCC2501 genomic DNA carries:
- the ccoN gene encoding cytochrome-c oxidase, cbb3-type subunit I: MEVEQFKYDNKIVQKFLYATMLWGIVGMLVGLLLAFMFLFPNLTDGISWLSFGRLRPLHTNAVIFAFVGNAIFAGIYYSTQRLLKARMYSDALSKINFWGWQLIIVSAVLTLPLGYTTSKEYAELEWPIDIAITLVWVVFAWNFIGTVLKRRQRHLYVAIWFYLATIVTVAVLHIFNSLELPVSALKSYSVYAGVQDALVQWWYGHNAVAFFLTTPFLGLMYYFVPKAANRPIYSYRLSIVHFWSLIFIYIWAGPHHLLYTSLPDWAQNLGVTFSVMLIAPSWGGMINGLLTLRGAWDKVRTSPVLKFMVVAITGYGMATFEGPMLSLKNINAIAHFSDWIIAHVHVGALAWNGFLAFGMVYWMVPRLYKTDLFSVKLANFHFWIGTLGIVLYALPMYVAGFTQALMWKDFNPDGTLVYGNFLETVQEIMPMYWMRAIGGTLYLVGVFVMLYNIAVTIRGGEAVSDELAEAAPLKRVSRKRLAGETFHTWLERKPVQLTILATIAILIGGAVQIIPTLLVKSNIPTITSVTPYTPLELEGRDLYIREGCVSCHSQMVRPFRSEVERYGEYAKAGEFVYDHPFLWGSKRTGPDLLRVGGKYSDNWHLNHFYDPQSTSAGSIMPAYQWLIRNEHDRSDIQDKMRAMVTLGVPYTEADIEGAFESMEAQAAQIEQNLYTDPEFARSYENQKQNAQENGEPFVEMRNREIVAMIAYLQRLGTDIKIEQGSEVASEKP; the protein is encoded by the coding sequence ATGGAAGTCGAACAGTTTAAATACGACAACAAGATTGTTCAGAAGTTCCTCTATGCCACCATGCTGTGGGGCATCGTAGGGATGCTGGTAGGGCTGCTGCTGGCCTTTATGTTCCTGTTTCCCAACCTCACGGACGGCATCTCTTGGCTGAGCTTCGGGCGGCTGCGGCCGCTCCACACGAATGCGGTCATCTTTGCCTTTGTGGGGAATGCCATTTTTGCCGGGATTTATTACTCCACCCAGCGGCTCCTCAAGGCGCGGATGTACAGCGACGCCCTGAGCAAGATCAATTTCTGGGGCTGGCAGCTGATTATCGTGTCGGCGGTACTTACCCTGCCCCTGGGGTATACCACCTCCAAGGAGTACGCCGAACTCGAGTGGCCCATCGATATCGCCATCACGCTGGTGTGGGTGGTTTTTGCCTGGAACTTTATCGGGACGGTCCTCAAGCGCAGACAGCGGCATTTGTACGTGGCCATCTGGTTTTACCTGGCCACCATCGTCACCGTAGCCGTGCTGCACATTTTCAACAGCCTGGAACTGCCGGTGAGCGCCCTGAAGAGTTATTCCGTATACGCCGGGGTCCAGGATGCGCTGGTACAGTGGTGGTACGGACACAACGCCGTGGCCTTTTTCCTGACGACGCCCTTCCTGGGGCTCATGTATTATTTTGTACCCAAGGCGGCCAACCGGCCGATCTATTCCTACCGGCTGTCCATTGTCCACTTCTGGTCGCTGATCTTTATCTATATCTGGGCCGGGCCGCACCACCTGCTTTATACCTCCCTGCCGGACTGGGCCCAAAACCTCGGGGTCACCTTCTCGGTGATGCTGATTGCGCCTTCCTGGGGCGGGATGATCAACGGGCTGCTCACGCTGCGCGGCGCCTGGGACAAGGTCCGGACGAGCCCGGTGCTTAAATTCATGGTAGTTGCCATCACCGGCTATGGGATGGCCACCTTTGAAGGGCCCATGCTCTCCCTGAAAAATATCAACGCCATCGCCCACTTCAGCGACTGGATCATCGCCCACGTCCACGTGGGGGCCCTGGCCTGGAACGGCTTTCTGGCCTTCGGAATGGTCTACTGGATGGTGCCGCGGCTCTATAAAACGGACCTGTTCTCGGTCAAACTCGCCAACTTCCACTTCTGGATCGGCACGCTCGGGATCGTCCTCTATGCGCTGCCCATGTATGTTGCAGGATTCACCCAGGCGCTCATGTGGAAAGACTTCAACCCGGACGGGACACTGGTCTACGGGAACTTCCTGGAAACCGTCCAGGAGATCATGCCCATGTACTGGATGCGCGCTATCGGCGGGACCCTTTATCTGGTGGGCGTATTCGTGATGTTGTACAATATCGCAGTCACCATCCGGGGTGGGGAGGCCGTCAGCGATGAGCTGGCAGAAGCGGCACCCCTGAAACGGGTGAGCCGCAAACGCCTGGCGGGGGAAACCTTCCACACCTGGCTGGAGCGGAAACCCGTGCAACTGACCATCCTGGCCACCATCGCCATCCTGATTGGCGGGGCGGTCCAGATCATCCCTACCCTGCTGGTGAAATCCAACATCCCGACCATCACGAGCGTTACCCCCTATACCCCCCTGGAACTCGAAGGGCGGGACCTCTATATTCGCGAAGGCTGCGTCAGTTGCCACTCCCAGATGGTGCGTCCCTTCCGGAGCGAGGTGGAACGGTACGGGGAATACGCCAAGGCGGGGGAATTCGTGTACGACCACCCCTTCCTGTGGGGAAGCAAACGGACCGGTCCCGACCTGCTGCGCGTGGGGGGCAAGTACTCGGATAACTGGCACCTGAACCACTTTTACGACCCGCAGAGCACCTCTGCCGGTTCCATTATGCCCGCCTACCAGTGGCTGATCCGGAACGAGCACGACCGCAGCGACATTCAGGATAAGATGCGGGCCATGGTAACCCTGGGCGTGCCCTATACGGAGGCGGATATCGAGGGGGCCTTTGAGTCCATGGAAGCCCAGGCTGCCCAAATCGAACAAAACCTGTACACCGACCCGGAATTTGCCCGGAGTTATGAAAACCAGAAGCAGAACGCACAGGAGAACGGGGAGCCCTTCGTGGAGATGCGCAACCGGGAAATCGTCGCGATGATTGCCTACCTGCAGCGACTGGGTACGGATATCAAAATTGAACAGGGCAGCGAAGTTGCCTCCGAAAAACCATAA
- a CDS encoding cbb3-type cytochrome c oxidase N-terminal domain-containing protein: protein MRQSTPWWIRIPVLFFLIFGLMEYFIDSGDQPAFIAQPAAALFLVVVLVLLIAVELMMRGIENVLYRTLDPAARKRYLEMKARPRRWEWGMRVYRNLLGSRPIEEEGEIILDHNYDGIRELDNRLPPWWVYSFYITIIFSVIYMFRYHVFSGDDQQTEFEKEMVAAREAVAEYKRTAVDLVDASTVELLTEPADLAAGEAIFTGNCAVCHKVDGGGSIGPNLTDDYWILGGGIRNIFNTISEGGRDGKGMVAWKTNLKPGEIAQVASYIVGLHGTNPPDAKAPEGELYVDPDAPVDRVEVETDSTGAEVIIETDTPNPLESESDQ, encoded by the coding sequence ATGAGACAATCAACCCCCTGGTGGATCCGGATCCCCGTGCTGTTCTTTTTGATTTTCGGCCTGATGGAATACTTCATCGATTCAGGCGACCAACCCGCATTTATCGCCCAACCGGCCGCAGCGCTCTTCCTGGTGGTTGTACTGGTGTTGCTCATTGCCGTGGAACTCATGATGCGGGGCATCGAAAATGTCCTGTACCGGACCCTGGACCCGGCTGCCCGGAAGCGCTACCTGGAAATGAAAGCCCGGCCCCGGCGCTGGGAATGGGGTATGCGCGTGTACAGGAACCTGCTTGGGTCTCGCCCCATCGAAGAAGAGGGCGAAATCATCCTGGACCACAATTACGACGGCATCCGGGAACTGGACAACCGGCTGCCGCCCTGGTGGGTCTATTCCTTCTATATCACCATAATTTTCAGTGTGATCTACATGTTCCGCTACCACGTATTCAGCGGGGACGACCAGCAAACCGAATTCGAGAAAGAGATGGTCGCGGCCCGGGAAGCCGTTGCGGAATACAAGCGCACCGCCGTGGACCTGGTGGACGCGAGCACGGTGGAACTGCTTACCGAGCCTGCGGACCTCGCAGCAGGGGAAGCGATATTTACCGGCAACTGCGCGGTCTGCCATAAAGTGGACGGGGGCGGTTCCATCGGCCCGAACCTGACGGACGATTACTGGATCCTCGGCGGGGGCATCCGAAACATCTTTAACACGATCTCCGAAGGAGGCCGCGACGGGAAGGGGATGGTGGCCTGGAAGACCAACCTGAAACCCGGCGAAATTGCCCAGGTGGCAAGCTATATTGTGGGGTTGCACGGAACAAACCCGCCCGATGCCAAAGCCCCGGAAGGGGAACTCTACGTAGACCCGGATGCCCCGGTGGACCGCGTGGAGGTGGAAACAGACAGTACCGGCGCAGAAGTAATCATCGAAACGGATACCCCCAACCCGCTGGAATCGGAGTCGGACCAATAA
- the ccoS gene encoding cbb3-type cytochrome oxidase assembly protein CcoS yields MSVIYLLLAISVTVALVFFVVFVISVRRGQYDDAYTPSVRMLFDDELVTTGEPDKKENPSKPSNK; encoded by the coding sequence ATGAGCGTTATCTACTTATTGCTGGCCATCAGTGTCACCGTGGCCCTGGTGTTTTTTGTGGTGTTCGTCATCTCCGTCAGGCGGGGGCAGTACGACGATGCCTATACGCCTTCCGTGCGCATGCTCTTCGACGACGAACTCGTCACTACCGGGGAGCCCGACAAAAAAGAGAATCCTTCAAAACCATCCAACAAATAG